DNA from Thermodesulfobacteriota bacterium:
CGGCTGCTTGCCGGTTCCAGTTCCAGGTATTTTTTAAAGCCGAATGTCGCTTTCCTGGCATCAAAATAAGGGCCTGGGGAAGAAAATATGGTGGCAAGGTTGTAATACGCCTTGCTGTATTTCGGATCAATCCGGGTGACTTCGACGAATTCTAAAAGGCTTTTTTCGATCAGCCCTTTGTTGTAATAAATCACTCCCATTTTGAAATGGGCGTCAGGGTCCTTGGGATCATGTTTGAGAACTTTTTTATACTCTGCTTCCGCCTTTTCATAGGCTTTGTTCTTGTAATATACATCCCCTGTTTTCCGGGAAAAAGAAACATCCTGGGAACATCCGCAGAAAAAAAACATTAGAATGGCTATCGTTACAAAAGTGAATGCGTGGCTTATTTTCCCCAACCTCTTCACCTGGTTACTTTTTCCCACCAAACATGGTTTTGTTGAGGTTGTATCCGGCCTGTTCAATTTCATCCAAAAAACCCGGTAACAGTCCGGTGGCTTTGAGGGATCCTTCAATGCGACCGGTTGGCTTGATATTGGTCTGTTTAAAAATGAAAATGTCCTGAGTCCTGTACTCTCCTCGATCATCCAAAGGCAACACTTCGGAAATATGGGAGATTTTTCTGGACCCGTCATGGTAGCGGGAGGTCTGGACCACCAGGTGAATGGCTGAGGTCACCTGGGCACGGATCACCCGAAGCGGAAGTTCCACCCCGGAAAATAGAGACAGGGTTTCCAGACGCGACAGTGAATCAACCGGCGAGTTGGCATGGATGGTACCCATGGATCCCCCGTGGCCGGTGTTCATTGCCTGCAGAAGATCCAGGGCCTCCCCGCCCCGTATCTCACCGACAATGATTCTGTCCGGCCTTAATCGCAGCGATGATTTGAGCAGTTCTCGAATGGGGACTTCTCCCTTTCCCTTTTTATCGGGTGGCTTTGACTCAAGAGGCAAAACATGATCCTGCTGGAGCTGTAACTCGGCCGAGTCTTCAATGGTAATAATTCGTTCTTCATTGGGGACCAGTGAAGAAATGGCGTTCAGCAATGAGGTCTTGCCCGAACCGGTCCCCCCGGAAACAATAATATTCATCTTACCGTAAACACAGGCTTTAATAAACTCTACCGCATCCGGTGTGATGGAACCGAATGATACCAGTTTTTCCATGGTAAGGGTTTCGGCGGAAAACTTTCTTATATCCAGGCAAAGCCCCTTACGTGCGCAAGGCGGTAGAATAGCATGGATACGAGAACCATCAGGAAGACGCGCATCCATGGTGGGGTTCTCCTCGTCGATTCGTCTTTTGACAAATTGCGAAATGTTGTTTATGGCACTCCGTAAAGCATCTTCGGATTCAAACTTGGAATCCGAGCGCTGTAGCTTACCTGATTTTTCAATCCAGATCTCATCCGGACTGTTTACCATAATCTCGGTGACCTCAGGATCATCAAGGTACTGAATGATCGGTTTGAGAAAGCTTCTGACAGTGACTGAGAATTGATCGCTCATTGGGTTTTCCCTGGTTTTTATTATATCAAATTAAACCTGGCCATGTGACCCAGGTCAGATACAAACGGCGACGAATATTCCGAATCGTTTACGCCCTGTTACGAGTTGCGGGTTTCGAGTTACGAGTGATAGAAATGAATTCTATCTTAATTGAATATTGAATTTACCCGGATAAAATTCAATATTTTGCTCAATAATGATTGGAATAAAATATGGTATAGAATAATCAACAATATTTCATATAAAAAAACAGGACGCTGTTTGGAACCCGTAACCCGTAACTCGCAACCCGAAACGAGTGGTGTTTATGATGCAGCACATCACAGGGGCAATCAAAGCCGAGTCCCTTGGATTCGGATATTTACTGCTCATACTTGGCAATACGTTCTTTTGCCTTTTTATGATATTCATTTGCCGGCAAACTGGTTTGGACCAGCTGTTTCCATTTTTCAATGGCCTTAGCGGGGCTCACCGATTCAAGCACATAACCTTCCTGATACAATTTCTTTGCCCTGAGTAAAAGCCGACTATTCAAGTCTTTAGCACCACGGTGCTGCGGATTACCCCTTAATACCTTGGCGCATTCCTTACTTGCATTTAAGAAATTGCTTTGGGAGTAATACTTTTTAGCTCGCTTATAATACGTATCGGCAAAATTGGCGTATATTGTGCTGGAATAATGGGTGCTTCGTCCCCCGGCAATTTTCCGGTCAAGACGGATCACCTTTTCACAAGTGGCAAAGGATTTATTAAATTGACGGTTTTTATATTGATCCATTCCCTTGTTAAACAGTAAGCGGGTATTCTCTATGGTTTTGGCCAGTTTTGAGGCCCGTAAAGTCAAATAGCTGTTTGATGGCAAACCCAACCCTGAAACAGCATCCAGCTTCCTAATGGCCGGGTTGATTTTACCCCCAGCATAATTAGCAATCGCCTGCCTGATCAAGGTTTTTCCCTTCTCTCGGGTGATGTCCGCCTTGCTGGCCGGTTTGGAATCTCCTTTTGAGCCGGTTTTATATTTTAAAGCATCCCGGGCAAAGGTGATTTCCAGCAACGCTCTCATAAAATACACGCTGTCTTGAGGAATTTTTACCAGCAGGTTTATTCCTTGTTGATACTGGTATTTTTGGGTAAATGACAAACCCTTTTCCAAAAGTTCGCGGTTGTTCAGCTCCTCTTTGGCTTTTGCTAATCGTTTACCGGCATCGGGGTGTTCGGGATCAAAGGCAAGTAACCGTTGATATTTTTCCGCAGCTTCTTCCCAGAGATGCTTTTCCATAAATTCATTGGCCGCTTTAAAATAAATAGTGGCTGCCTTGTCGGCCACTTCATCTTCAGTGCTGGGAGGTTTAACCAGATACACTGCTTTATCCTGGCGCACTTTGGAGGCATCATCTCCTTCTCGGGAAATAACGGAAACAATATAGGCGATGAAAACCAGCAGGATACCCCCGATGATCCATCTTCTATTCCTCCTGATCACATTTTGAATTCTGATCATGGTTAGATAGCCTATACTTTTCTTTTCCGAAAGGGTATCTGCGATAACCAGTTCCCGGGCGTCGAGCACCTGCGTTTCAGATAGGCTTTTGACTGTTTCCCGCATTTCATTCACGTCGGATTCCCATGTGTCGTTTAACCCGCCCTTTTCTTTTTCCAGCATCTTGTCAATGTCGGACTCTTTAATTTCCATTTCGATTTTTATGCGGCCCAGTTTAATCTCATCCCCTTGAACCAGTTCGGTATCGGTTTCAATGATCGAATCATTCACCGTCACAACCGACTCTTCGCTCAGCGCTTTAATAATAAAATTTCTTTTCCGAAAAAATAATTTGGCATGCCGGTCGGAAACCTTGTCATCTTTCAGCACAATGTCGCATTTTTTACCGCTGCCCAAAACATATTCCTTTGATTCCAGCTGAAAATCTCTTGCATCCTGTCCTGGCTCTTTAATAATTAATTTCAACATTTCATTATATCCCAATCATACCTTTTTTAGTCTCCAAGAATCCTTTCGCACCTTAAAAAGCGTACTACTTGGCTTCTCGAAGCGCCTGGTTTAATCTGTTGAGAATATCTTTTGCATCAATGTGCCTCAGGTTCTTTTTATCCGGTATCAGCCGCAATATCTCTTCTAAAACTTCCTTGGTTTTAAAATAGTTTTTCAGTCTAAGAGATTTTTTATAGGCAAACATCAGGTCTTTGTATCTCGATTCCAACTCCTTTTGCGCTTTGGCAAGCTGTTTTTCGGCTTTCATTAAAAAGTCCGGCCTGGGCCTGCACTCTTCACTGAACGCAACGGCTTCCTTAAAATACTGGCATGCCAGATAAATATTGACGTCGCTCACTGTTTTTTCATTAAACAGCTCTTCGCCCATACTGAAAAGGCGTTTGCCTTCATCCTCATTGCATTTTTCCGGCGTTAAAAACTCGATACGCAGATTCCTTACCGCCCATTTTTCCTTTGCAGGGGGATTTTTAGTGTGTTTAAACACCAGTGTATTTTCTCCGTTTTTAACCAGTAGTTTTCTGGGCAGATGCAGCACCTGCTCATCGGACCAGCTTTTAATGGCCAGGGGTGCGTTGGCAATTTTGCTTCCATTTAAGATGATGCTTATTTCACCGTCATAATCCACCCCACCGACCTCATATAAGAGATCGATCCTTTCTGATTTGGCGGTAAATTTGAAAATCGCCATGTGCGGGCGTGTGGGAATAGATTTTGTATACCCATAAACATCGGGAGCCGGAAGAAAGAGCGGTTTTTTAGACAGATTTGGCGGCCCAACAATAATTTCAGGTTCGGAAAATATTTTAAGCCCCAATATGACAGCGAAAAATATGATAAAAATAATCAGACTGATTCGTACCGCCTTTCTTTGTAAAAGGGACATCACGCCCTTTCCGGCAACCTTTTTATCTTTATCCTTCGGGGTTGGAATTCCATCGGGAGCCACATCACGGTCGGCTGAATCGGTTTCCGCATCTTTTAATTCCAAATATTCCAGCACCACTTTTCCCAGGCTGAATTCATCCCGATGTTCCAGCCGTACCTTTTCACCGATCTGAAGGGCAGCTCCATTATAATAGGTTCCGTTGGTACTCTTAAGGTCCTGAAGATACACCCGACCCCTTTCCACTGTAATGCGGGCATGTTTTCCGGTGATGGATCGGTCATTTAATACCAGATCATTCTCAGCTGCGGTACGACCTATACTGACGATACTCTGGTCAAATGAATAGGTCTCGCCGACACTCGGCCCCTTGACGATAACGATTGAAAATCTAGCAGACATAATTTTATGACTCCTTCCTTGGGGCTCGCACAAAAATAACTTCACATTTTAAGCGCCGATACATCCCACCTGGCAGCGTTGCGAAAGCTCGGAATATGCTTTATATTCCTGTTCTTTCGCGCCTTGCCAGCCAAGCGCCTCAACACTTAAAATTGCGAATTTATTTCTGCGCGAACCCTCTGGGTATAAAGGAAATTTTATCTCCTGCAACGCAGTGGTTTTCTTTTAACGCGCCGGCACAAAGTTCCAGCACTCCGGCAGTATTTCGCGGACCAAAAGCAATGCGAAACTGCTTCAGCGATGGTACCGTTCGGGTAACCCTGTTACCGTGGTCCATAAATACCACATCGATCGCAAACCTCATAAATAATGTATGGATCGATCGGCATGCCGGGATATACAACCCTTCGCCTTTTTTTATTTCTTTTCGCCCCAGCAGTCCCCGGGTCCTTTGATAAAATGTGGTCGCTTGCATGATCCACTGCCCGAGCTCCTTTTGGGTGGTTGTGTTTACCGCTGAAAAAACAGGCATCACATTCCTTCGGCCATGAACTTGAGCATAATCGGCACCAAAATAATGATAAAGACCGCCGGAAATATGAATAAAATCAAAGGAAACAGCATCTTAACCGGCGACTCCTGGGCCAGTTTTTCAGCCTTTTGGAACCGTTCCCGGCGACGTATTTCAGACTGTATACGAAGAACGTCTCCAAGGGGAGTTCCCATCTTATCCGCCTGTATCAATGCAGAGGTAAACGACCTGATTTCATAAAGATCGGTACGGTCTGCCAATCCCTCGAGTGCGTCCCTTAATGAAACACCGAGGCGCAAATCCTGAAGGAATTTTTCAAACTCATCCCGCATCGGTCCGCTTTCTCCTGTCTTAACCACCCGATCCATGGCAAGAATGAAAGTTAAGCCCGCCTCTACCGCAAGTGTCAGCAGGTCCATGTGAAACGGAAGTGAATGCGAAAGGGCTATCTTTCGTCTGTTGATCATATCGTTCAGCCAGAGGTTTGGCAGATAATAGCCGATGAGGCCAAAGATAAGAGGCGCGATGGGATGGATGTTCAGACCCATTACCAGAACAATCCCAAAAAGGGCACCGGCGATGGCGGCAATCTGCTTGACCGCCAGAAATTCAACCTGTATGAAATGAAAAGGATTTCCTGAAAGAATCAGTTTCTGTTTATATTTCCGGTCAAGCTTTTCAATATTCAGTTTCTGGTTGAAAACGGCTAAAAATTTAATCAGCGGTCGTATCGTTCGGATCAGGGCGGTTTGGTACTGATCTCCCCGGTAATACATCTTCTCCATTTTTTCCGGCTGCAGCCAGTAGACACCCAAAATCAATAAGGTCACAGCCGCTCCGCTGGTAATATATATGAGTAGAACCAAGATTTACACCCTTATGGTGGTAATTTTTTTAAGTATGAAAAAACCGGTGATCTGCAACCCAAGCATGACACCAATGCTGATAATACCAATGGCTGAGGTAAACATGCGCTGCATGGCCGCAGGATCCATGACATACATGATGACGCCGATTACCGTGGGCATGAGCCCGACGATAATCCCCTGGAGTTTTCCCTGGGAGGTCAGGGCGTCTGTTTTTCCTTTCAGCTTATTGCGCTCCCTGATCACGTCTGCCATGGAGTCAAAGATTTCCATAAGATTCCCGCCCATTCCATGGACAATATTGATTGAAGTTACCAACAGGCTTAAATCTTCGCTGGGTATCCTTTTGGCAAGATTCTCCAATGCTTCTTCAATATTAACCCCCAGCCTGTTTTCCCGTATAACCAGTCCGAACTCTTGCGAAATCGGTGCCTCCATCTCACGTTCAAGTGTCTCAATGGCCTGGACCAGGTTCATTCCTGAACGAAGCGCATTGGAAAGTACCAACAGACCGTCAACCAACTGAGCTTCAAACTGCTGGTAACGTTTTTTTCTCAAATGCGATATGAAAAATCTGGGGGTAAAAAAACCGAATACGCCGAACAAAAGACCGACAAAAAAACTTCTGGACACAACAAGGCCGACCAAAAAGAAAAACCCGGTAATCGCCATGTTCAGTAAAAATATTTTCCTGGCGTCCTGGAAAATATACATTTCGCTTAACGCCTTGGAGGCCCTGTTCATGTAAGTTTTTCCGTATCCTTCAACCCCCTCCATGAACAGCCTGGAAGCCGCCCAGATAAAAAAACTGACGGAAACAAATATAAGACAGTATATGAGTGTTTTTTGAAGCAGATAGGACATTTTTTTATTCTACCAAATAAAACCCGGTACTATAAACCAGATTAAAGACAAACGGCTATACCGAATTAATTAAGCTATTTTACGAGTTACGGGTTACGAGTTTCGAGTTGTTAATCGGAAATTATCCCTTTTTTATAACCCGTACCGCGGAACACGCAACTGGTGACTTTTATGCCGGGCCCTCTTACAGGATTATTCAAGGCCGAGCCTTTTAGGCTCGAATATTTACTCTCCATATAAATCCGATTTAGCTGTTTAGTTGTGAAAAATACTCATATCAACATCAATACCTCTGTTCAAAAGGTCCTGAAGGAAATCAGGGATCCAGCCGGTGGCAATGAACTGTCCCCTGGTTTTTCCCGAGGCATCAAATCCTTCCTGTTTGAAATAAAAAATATCCTGAAGTATAATTTTATCGTCCTCAATGCCCGTCACCTCGGATACATAGGTAATCTTTCTGGAGCCGCATGTCAGTCTGGTCTGCTGGACGACGATATCCACTGCTGCAGCAATCTGCTCCCGAATCGCCCGACTGGGAAGGTCTTCGCCTGACATCATGACCATGGTTTCCAATCTCGATAGCATATCGATGGGGGAATTGGCATGAGCGGTGGTAAGGGAACCGTCATGACCGGTGTTCATCGCCTGCAGCATATCGAGAGTCTCCCCTCCCCGGCACTCTCCCACTACAATGCGGTCCGGTCTCATTCTCAACGCATTCTTAACCAGATGTCGGATTTTAATTTCGCCTTTCCCTTCAATATTCGGCGGGCGTGACTCAAGCCTGACCACATGATCCTGGGACAGTTGCAGTTCGGCTGCATCCTCTATGGTCACAATTCGCTCGTCTTCAGGAATAAAGGAACTTAAAATATTTAAGGTGGTGGTTTTACCCGACCCTGTCCCTCCTGAAATCACCACGTTTTTTCTGTTTTCCACACAAACCTTGAGGAATTCGGCAATGGACCGGTTGATGGTGTTAAATTCCACCAGGTTGTCAACCGTAAAAGGGTCCTTGGAAAACTTACGGATGGTAATACAAGGCCCATTCAAAGCCATGGGAGGAATAACTGCATTGACCCTGGAACCGTCTTTCAGCCTGGCATCCACCATGGGTGAGCTTTCATCGATGCGCCGTCCGATGGGGCTGACTATCCGGGAAATGATCCCCAGCAATGACATATCACTGTTAAAGATTTTGGGAGACAGGATTATCTTTCCGTTTTTTTCCACATAGATCTGGTCTTTACGGTTTACCATAATTTCGGTTACCGCCACATCTTCCATCAGATCTTCCAGGGGACCCAGTGCCAGTGCCTCATCCAGTATGTCCTTAATCAGTATTTCCTGGTCAATTTCCCAGAGCACATCCGCTTCCGTTTCGTCCAGAATCTCCCGGACCATTTCATCACACTGCCGACGTAGTTCTATATCATTGATCTTTTTTACATCCAGTCGTCTCAAATCTATGATGTCCAACAGTTGGTTGTGAACGATGGTCTTAAGCTCAATAACCCTCGGATCTCTGTAATATTCAAGCTCTTCTTCAGGGGTCAGTTCACTTATTTTTCTTTTTTGTTTATCCTCATCAACGATGCCTTCCTTCACCTTAAGGAAATATTCGCCGATACTGATGATATCATCGACCTGAACAGGCACGGATTTGAGCGCGGGTATTTTTCTTTCATTCACAAACGTCCCGTGTTTGCTGTTCAGATCGGCAATATAATAACTGTTGGAACGTCTATATATTTCGGCGTGGTTGGTTGATACACCCGTCCGATCAAGAATCACATCATTTCCTGATGCCCTTCCGACTTTAAGCACGGACCTGGGAACGGACTCTAGTTTGGCTTTTCCTTTCAGGTTCCTGTATATGGCAATTGCGATCATAGTATACGCCTGTGTGGTTTTGCACTAATTTGAATGAGATTGGATTTGATCATTTCTCCTAATCAAGGATGCTGAATTTAAGCTCTCTGTCTTCTTCCTGATACCTTTCCTGCATATTGTCTATCAGCTCCTTATTTTTTGCATCCTCAGGAGTAATGACCTGAGGGGTAACAAAAATAACCAGCTCGCTTTCGTCTCGCCTGAAATTTCTTGACTTGAAAAGTTCGCCCAAGATAGGGATGCTGCCAATCCCCGGTAGTTTATCAACCGATTTTGAATGGGTATTGCTTACCAGACCGGATAAGGCAATGGTCTGGCCGTTGGAAATATTAATGGACGTTTTGACACGGCTGGTTTGGAAATTGGGTATTCCATTGACAAAATCGGCGATATTGCTGTTTTCCACCTCGATTGCGGTTGCAATATTATCATAGTTATCGATAAAAGGTGAAATATTCAGGATAAGACCGTATTTTTTATATTCAACGGTGGATGAATTTGCCGTGACGATCGGAAGGGCGATTTCGCCGCCGGCCAGAAACTCGGCTTTTTCACCGCTCCTGCATAGAAGCTTCGGTTGGGCCAGGATGCGGCTTCGCTGATTGTTCTTAAGCAGATTGATATTCAACCCATAATTTCCGGTTATAGTGTAAGCACCCACTAACGATTTTGCTTTGCCTCCTATGAATGTACTCTCAGCCTCCAACTCCGCACCAAAGCTCATCAGGTTGCCCCATTTTATGCCCACGTCGGTCAGAGCCCCTTTATCGATTTCGATAAAATCAACGTTCACCAAAATCATTTTTTTCAGGGCGATCCCCACCTTTAAAAAATTCAACACATCTTTGGTAAAGGCACCCGCGATGACTTTGGCCTGTTTTTTAGCGTTTTCATCCGGTACATCACCGGTCAGAATGACCCGGTTACCCACCCGGACTGCCTTGGCAGACGACAGTCCTGCGTTTTTAAGCTCATTATTGGCCAGCTCAATATTGGTGTCCAGAACAGTCGGGCTCAAGGTGGCCATAATAATGACCTGAGGATAAAATTTTGAAATTTTTAAAATTTTCGTCATATCCTCCTCTCGAAGGACCATTCCATCAATAATAACACGCATTCCCACCGGTTTAACATCTATTCCTTCAACTCCGGTGAGAAGCCGTTTTAACTCTCCGGTCACCTCCCATGGATCCCTGGCGGAAACACGTATCAGTATGGTTCGCTCCCGGTCACCTTCATCCCATACAATCAGATTGGTTTCGCCCACACCCATAGCGGTTATCAGCACCTGGTTCGATTTTTCAAGCACCTTAACATCCGCAACGCCGGGGTTTCCCACCGCTATTCTACTTATGCTGGGAGTGCTTATGGTTTTTTGTTCGCCAAGGGTTAAATTCAATCTTTCTCTAGCCGCCGAAGATGTATAGAATACCACTGACATAAGTCCGACCAGCGCTAAAATCCATGCAACTTGAATCCTTTTATGGGATCGGTTCATCTTTCCCCCTGTTTATTCAATGATTAAAAACCACGCCCTTTACTGTTTAACGGCATTTTCGACGGATGTGGATGCTTATCTTTTTTCTTCTGCTCTCAACCTTCTGATTTTTGCCTCTGTGCCTTCTGCCTTTCTGTTCTGTTGCCTTCCTTTTACTTAGTGTCCACCTTCCCCCTTTTTATAACCTGAATACGGTCTCTCTTTTCCTGAATATTCCGCCGGAATTCCGCTTTCATAATATCGGTAAAATCCATCTTGGGGATTTCTTTGTGGGTTTCAATGTCCTCCGGGTTTCTCAGTACTGACGCGAGCTTACCTTTTTGCTGGGCAAAAACCACCAGTTCCGCTTCTTCCAAAGTCACCAATACGGTGATGGTGCTGTAGCTGTCACGGAAACCCCTTTCACCGGCTAGTGTGGTTCCGGTAGCAAGAATGGTAATGTTTTGCAGAAGGGTAAGGGTGGCTTCCTCTCCTGTTTCCTGGTTTCGAACCGTACAAAGAATATCAATGTGATCGCCGGGTTTGAGATGCCCTGCCACGCCGCTTACCTGGTCCACCGGAACAGTGAGGGCTCGTTCTCCCAAAGTAATGGTTCCGGCCAATCCCTTATGGCGCAATTGTTTGATCTCCTCTTCCTGCCCCAGATCGGTCCAGAGGAGCGTGTCCCCCCGCTTTAAAGGAAAATTGAGTATCTGACCGGTAATTAGCTTGACATCCTTGGGATGTATCGCGTTTCCATGAACATATTTTTCCGGCACATCCCGTTTAGCGACCATTCCCATTTCGAGCACAGTATTTGCCGATACATCCTGGGCCATGACCAGCACAGGCACCATGTTCATGCCCTTATACAGCCTCTTTTCCTGCCTTTTGATATAAAAATTGACCAGAAGTACCGCAATGACTCCGCATGCAATAGAACCGACGATAATCATCAATGCTTTCTTGTTCATATTGACTTCCTTTTCAAATCAACTGTTTTTCATTTCCCGGTTTGTTATGGTGGTAATGATTTTTCCGGTGTATTCATCTTCCTGGATATAAATGGTGCATTCCCTTCCTTTGCGGGTATAAAACATTGTATTCTGCATCGACTGTTCTTCCATCACCCTTTCAAATACCGGGTCTGTGTTCCATCCTTTCATTCTTGAATGATAAAAAAGGATTGTCCCGACAACTCCACCTCCTCCTTCGTATGAAACTAACCTGTCCATGGAAAGCGTATTTTCCTGCTCAATGGAAAATATCCTCCGGCTGCCGGGATATCGCGGGACATCAGGGATGTCTTTTCCGGCTGTATCTCCATTGGTGTCCGGGAAAAAGTTGTTAAGATCAAAATCCCGATCCGTCCACATGTTGATAATTCGGGTATCTTGAGTGCCGGGATTTTTCAAGGCAATGACGATTCTGCCGGTACCTATTGTGCCGAATTTGCCGGTTTCAGCCACCTTTTCAAATGTTTTGAGTATTTTTTCATCTCCCAGTAGCATGTCCGGATCATGAAACTCCAAAATGCCCAATAGACCCAAATCATCCCTTTCCACGCGAAAATGCTGATTGGATCTTAAGCAATCGAGTAATTTATTGATTTGAATCGCGCACGTCTTTAACTCCTTATCTCCAATTTTTTTTATTATACCCGCATCAATCTTTTTAACAGGTTGTGGCGGAAATTGTTTGGCATAAAAATCCAGGATTTTTGAAATATCATCTTTACTTTTTCCCAAGGTCATATATGAAGTACTTCCGTTTACAATTATTTTCCTGGGTTCTGAGGTGTTCTGGTCATCAAACAGGTAACCCGGTATTGACCGGGTGTAAGATATAATACGTTCAAATACCTTGGCTTCAGCATTGTTTTCACCGGGCCCGTATGTCAGGCCGAACCAGATTACGACAAGGCTGATCACAAGGATAATTAAAACCTTTACCGGTCTGCAGGATGATATTTTTATAAGTTTCAATTTCATTCCAGTGCAAATTATTACATCATTATTGCATCAGGGATCCGGATTGTCCTAATTCTCAACTTTTAGCTTATCAAGTGCTTGAAAATTCCAAAAATATTCTTTACCATCTGCCATATCATGCCGAACATGTCATGCACCTTTGAATTACAGCCGTCCCATCCGTTTGCGGTGACATAATGGGACGATTCTATTTTATAATTGGCCGCATGCATATCACTTAAATCCAATGCCCCCAGTTGGGGGGCCACCTCATATTGAATTTTCAAGGAGGATATATTGGCTTTTTGGTCTGTCATTACCATGTTGATAATATCGAGCCCTTTACCAACGATTGTTTTCACCGCACCCCCGACGTTGCTAAAATCAGAAGGTATTTTCTGGGAGGTCACATACAGACCGGAAGATTTGTTATCAAAAAAATGTTTTGCGATCTTGCTTTTAGCCTGCGCGGTGGTCTGTTCTCCCCTGGCAAAATTCCACGTACCGTACCTTGCCGCGGCAAGTGTTTTGTGTTTGATAAGATATATATTGCCGATATACATACCCGCCCAGAGAAGGAGAACCACTGTAGGAAGAGCCACGACAAATTCGACCATGGATTGCCCATGGCTATTTTTGATAAGCAACGATATACGGCTTTTTAATGTTTTATAAATATCCATATTAATGAACCAGCCCCTGCCCGATACCCTTATCGAGTAATTTCTTAACGCTCGACGGAAGAATATTTGAAACCTTAACGCTAAAAAAACTGATGTTCAAATCATCGAGTTTGCACGGCTTCAAACGCACATGCCAGTCCTGGTTAAACATATCCGCCTTGGTGGGGTTATAAATTTCCGCCTGGGCAACCGTCCATGTACGATCACCCAGAATAGTGCTGGTTCCGAACGACTCGCTACCCTTTCTAAACTGTCCCAGGGGAAGCTTGTCTGGTGTGTTCTTGGAAACGATGACCGTAAATTTGGTATCCTTTTCCCAATCATCCCCGA
Protein-coding regions in this window:
- a CDS encoding ATPase, T2SS/T4P/T4SS family, which translates into the protein MIAIAIYRNLKGKAKLESVPRSVLKVGRASGNDVILDRTGVSTNHAEIYRRSNSYYIADLNSKHGTFVNERKIPALKSVPVQVDDIISIGEYFLKVKEGIVDEDKQKRKISELTPEEELEYYRDPRVIELKTIVHNQLLDIIDLRRLDVKKINDIELRRQCDEMVREILDETEADVLWEIDQEILIKDILDEALALGPLEDLMEDVAVTEIMVNRKDQIYVEKNGKIILSPKIFNSDMSLLGIISRIVSPIGRRIDESSPMVDARLKDGSRVNAVIPPMALNGPCITIRKFSKDPFTVDNLVEFNTINRSIAEFLKVCVENRKNVVISGGTGSGKTTTLNILSSFIPEDERIVTIEDAAELQLSQDHVVRLESRPPNIEGKGEIKIRHLVKNALRMRPDRIVVGECRGGETLDMLQAMNTGHDGSLTTAHANSPIDMLSRLETMVMMSGEDLPSRAIREQIAAAVDIVVQQTRLTCGSRKITYVSEVTGIEDDKIILQDIFYFKQEGFDASGKTRGQFIATGWIPDFLQDLLNRGIDVDMSIFHN
- a CDS encoding pilus assembly protein N-terminal domain-containing protein, whose amino-acid sequence is MNRSHKRIQVAWILALVGLMSVVFYTSSAARERLNLTLGEQKTISTPSISRIAVGNPGVADVKVLEKSNQVLITAMGVGETNLIVWDEGDRERTILIRVSARDPWEVTGELKRLLTGVEGIDVKPVGMRVIIDGMVLREEDMTKILKISKFYPQVIIMATLSPTVLDTNIELANNELKNAGLSSAKAVRVGNRVILTGDVPDENAKKQAKVIAGAFTKDVLNFLKVGIALKKMILVNVDFIEIDKGALTDVGIKWGNLMSFGAELEAESTFIGGKAKSLVGAYTITGNYGLNINLLKNNQRSRILAQPKLLCRSGEKAEFLAGGEIALPIVTANSSTVEYKKYGLILNISPFIDNYDNIATAIEVENSNIADFVNGIPNFQTSRVKTSINISNGQTIALSGLVSNTHSKSVDKLPGIGSIPILGELFKSRNFRRDESELVIFVTPQVITPEDAKNKELIDNMQERYQEEDRELKFSILD
- the cpaB gene encoding Flp pilus assembly protein CpaB; amino-acid sequence: MNKKALMIIVGSIACGVIAVLLVNFYIKRQEKRLYKGMNMVPVLVMAQDVSANTVLEMGMVAKRDVPEKYVHGNAIHPKDVKLITGQILNFPLKRGDTLLWTDLGQEEEIKQLRHKGLAGTITLGERALTVPVDQVSGVAGHLKPGDHIDILCTVRNQETGEEATLTLLQNITILATGTTLAGERGFRDSYSTITVLVTLEEAELVVFAQQKGKLASVLRNPEDIETHKEIPKMDFTDIMKAEFRRNIQEKRDRIQVIKRGKVDTK
- a CDS encoding TadE family protein codes for the protein MDIYKTLKSRISLLIKNSHGQSMVEFVVALPTVVLLLWAGMYIGNIYLIKHKTLAAARYGTWNFARGEQTTAQAKSKIAKHFFDNKSSGLYVTSQKIPSDFSNVGGAVKTIVGKGLDIINMVMTDQKANISSLKIQYEVAPQLGALDLSDMHAANYKIESSHYVTANGWDGCNSKVHDMFGMIWQMVKNIFGIFKHLIS